From Virgibacillus natechei, the proteins below share one genomic window:
- a CDS encoding aspartyl-phosphate phosphatase Spo0E family protein, translated as MYPSDKLLKQIEFLRQQMTSVALEKGFTDIESIEISQELDRLLNIYETMKDNETMKCNETN; from the coding sequence ATGTATCCTTCTGATAAACTTCTAAAACAAATAGAATTTCTACGTCAACAAATGACTTCAGTTGCACTGGAGAAAGGTTTCACAGACATAGAGTCCATAGAAATCAGCCAGGAATTAGATAGATTACTAAACATTTATGAAACGATGAAAGATAATGAAACAATGAAATGTAATGAAACAAATTAG
- a CDS encoding FbpB family small basic protein: MRPRSLNFEQLVMQNKRELLDDKESISEIEIRLEKKQAVIREENQERP, translated from the coding sequence ATGAGGCCAAGATCGTTAAATTTCGAACAACTGGTTATGCAAAATAAAAGAGAACTGTTGGATGATAAAGAGAGTATTTCTGAAATAGAAATACGTTTGGAGAAAAAACAAGCAGTTATAAGGGAAGAAAATCAGGAGCGGCCTTAA
- a CDS encoding DMT family transporter, with the protein MNRAFLYIIIGAALWGTIGWYVNNLYTFGFTPMEVVTLRAWSSAILLVVYLIIVSPKKLKLHTPKDIKYFLGTGILSIIFFNYCLFTAIELSTIPVATALLYTAPAFVTIMSFFLFKEPLTRMKMLALVITLFGTCLVVGLIPLNLQALQISSILFGLGSGIGYALYSIFSKFALKKYTSLSITTYTFIIAAGTLIPFFPYEEKAHLLADPTVLFYAFGLGFLPTAFAYIIYTYGLQQTEASKASILTTIEPVVATFIGVFIFHEAFTMIQMVGMAFIIGAVILIQLSGKQKRTAFTKKSGAT; encoded by the coding sequence TTGAATAGAGCTTTTTTATACATAATCATCGGTGCGGCTCTTTGGGGAACTATTGGCTGGTATGTAAACAACCTATATACATTTGGCTTTACACCTATGGAAGTTGTTACATTAAGAGCTTGGTCTTCTGCTATCCTATTAGTTGTTTATTTAATAATTGTCTCACCTAAAAAACTTAAGTTACATACACCTAAAGATATAAAATATTTTTTAGGTACAGGGATTTTAAGCATTATCTTTTTTAATTATTGTTTGTTTACAGCAATTGAATTATCCACTATTCCAGTTGCTACGGCATTACTGTATACCGCACCAGCATTTGTGACAATTATGTCATTTTTCCTTTTTAAAGAGCCCCTTACCAGAATGAAGATGCTCGCCCTGGTAATTACGCTATTTGGAACATGTTTAGTTGTCGGTCTTATTCCCCTAAATCTGCAGGCATTACAAATCAGCAGTATTTTATTTGGGCTTGGATCCGGTATTGGTTATGCGCTATACAGCATTTTTAGTAAGTTCGCATTAAAAAAATATACCAGTTTAAGTATAACAACGTACACATTTATTATTGCTGCTGGTACACTAATACCATTCTTTCCTTACGAGGAAAAGGCACATTTGCTCGCGGATCCGACTGTGTTATTCTACGCATTCGGACTGGGCTTTTTACCAACAGCATTTGCTTATATTATTTACACCTATGGCCTACAGCAAACAGAAGCTTCAAAAGCCTCTATTTTAACTACTATTGAGCCTGTGGTTGCAACATTTATTGGTGTATTCATTTTTCACGAAGCATTTACTATGATTCAAATGGTCGGGATGGCCTTTATTATTGGTGCTGTTATACTCATTCAACTCAGTGGTAAACAGAAACGAACTGCTTTTACAAAAAAATCAGGAGCGACTTAA
- a CDS encoding YkyB family protein, with protein sequence MNHVSLSDLGKALFTINRHAKTAPEPQHLYFIKKEAISRLLKEKRATKVGLHFSDHPKFSNQHSTLLVKVDSYFFHIPPAKEDFKELEHLGTLDKNYRNPQTKMSLSQAKKVVYRYIDWKPKEKKPAPNKRKQYSSSYFTPSSLGKMEWPPKKTHRNY encoded by the coding sequence ATGAATCATGTCTCATTGAGTGATCTAGGTAAAGCATTGTTTACAATTAATCGTCATGCAAAAACTGCACCAGAGCCTCAACACCTATATTTTATAAAAAAAGAAGCAATCAGCCGATTATTAAAAGAAAAGCGAGCCACAAAAGTAGGGCTTCATTTTTCGGATCATCCAAAGTTTAGTAATCAGCACTCTACCCTACTTGTAAAAGTAGATAGCTATTTTTTTCATATACCTCCAGCAAAAGAAGACTTCAAAGAGCTAGAACATTTAGGTACACTTGATAAAAATTATCGGAATCCACAAACGAAAATGTCACTATCACAAGCAAAAAAAGTAGTCTATCGTTATATCGACTGGAAACCAAAAGAGAAAAAACCAGCTCCGAATAAAAGGAAACAATATTCTTCTTCCTATTTCACCCCTTCCTCACTAGGGAAAATGGAATGGCCACCTAAGAAAACGCATCGAAATTATTAG